In the Pseudobacteriovorax antillogorgiicola genome, one interval contains:
- a CDS encoding dTDP-4-dehydrorhamnose 3,5-epimerase family protein → MIEGVKIVDKRVIRDERGAVLHMLRRDSEDYHSDFGEIYFSKIRQGIVKGWKKHLINIQRLVVPVGEVKFVLFDTRKESKTFNEVLTICLSEDNYKMLVIPPNITYAFQGISTGESLVANCSNKVFEQGESETIPVESNLIPYRWKGI, encoded by the coding sequence ATGATTGAAGGTGTAAAAATTGTTGACAAACGTGTTATTCGTGACGAGCGAGGAGCGGTCTTGCATATGCTCAGAAGAGATTCCGAAGATTATCATAGTGACTTCGGAGAGATATATTTTTCAAAAATTAGACAAGGAATAGTCAAAGGTTGGAAAAAGCATCTCATAAACATACAAAGGCTTGTTGTTCCCGTAGGTGAAGTTAAGTTTGTCTTGTTTGATACCAGGAAGGAGTCAAAGACCTTCAATGAAGTACTTACAATTTGTTTGTCTGAAGATAACTACAAGATGTTGGTCATACCCCCCAATATTACTTATGCCTTTCAAGGCATCTCGACAGGTGAATCACTGGTTGCGAATTGCTCAAATAAGGTCTTTGAGCAGGGAGAATCAGAAACGATCCCGGTTGAGTCCAATCTAATTCCATATAGATGGAAAGGGATTTAA
- a CDS encoding phosphoglycerate dehydrogenase, whose product MITDTIAVTSRSFSANQKLRDYLESHFPMANIIYNEQGEKLRGENLAYYLKEADQAIIALEEINDTLLQKVPNLKHISKYGVGLDKIDLQALKKNNVTIQYTKGVNKRSVAELTLSLMLNLCNKTFSNASLLKSGTWKILPGNLVSGKTIGILGLGNVGKEVSRLVQPIAGKILAHDIDPDLDFCKKYNIQNVSLVDLFKSSDIITIHVPLDSSTKNLVSSSILSYVCESSYIINTSRGGIVDEDALYKHLVEGKLRGAASDVFSIEPTDSPLIKLDNFIGTPHIGGSSEEAILAMGLAAIEGLIR is encoded by the coding sequence ATGATAACGGATACAATTGCAGTAACATCTCGCTCCTTCTCGGCAAATCAAAAACTTCGGGATTATTTAGAATCGCATTTTCCTATGGCGAATATTATATACAACGAACAAGGTGAGAAGCTTAGAGGTGAGAACCTCGCTTACTACTTGAAAGAAGCAGATCAAGCAATCATCGCACTTGAAGAAATAAACGATACACTTTTACAGAAAGTCCCAAATTTAAAGCATATATCTAAATATGGAGTAGGGCTAGACAAAATAGATCTTCAAGCTCTCAAAAAAAATAATGTAACAATTCAATATACAAAAGGCGTCAATAAAAGGAGTGTTGCGGAGCTTACACTTTCACTAATGCTAAATCTGTGCAACAAAACTTTCTCTAATGCTTCGCTTCTAAAAAGTGGAACTTGGAAAATTCTTCCGGGTAACCTTGTTTCTGGAAAAACTATTGGAATACTTGGCCTAGGGAATGTGGGCAAAGAGGTCAGTCGTTTAGTTCAACCGATTGCAGGTAAGATCCTGGCACACGATATTGATCCAGATCTTGATTTCTGTAAGAAATATAATATACAGAATGTTTCTTTAGTAGATCTATTTAAATCATCTGACATCATCACTATTCATGTTCCACTAGACTCGTCGACAAAAAACCTGGTGTCAAGTAGTATTCTAAGTTATGTCTGCGAATCTTCCTATATAATCAACACATCAAGAGGTGGGATAGTCGACGAGGATGCTCTCTATAAGCACCTTGTTGAAGGAAAGCTTCGCGGTGCTGCTAGTGACGTTTTTAGCATAGAACCGACTGATTCGCCCTTGATCAAACTTGACAACTTCATTGGCACCCCCCATATAGGGGGAAGCTCTGAAGAAGCAATCCTCGCAATGGGATTGGCTGCAATTGAGGGCTTAATTAGATAG
- a CDS encoding SIS domain-containing protein produces MTMMQKFYCESESFHAYSRKYFNYIGTLLESVDGKQLENFLALIDSARDSGNQIFFFGNGGSAATASHFANDLSIGTRSYKKPYKALALTDNAAVMTAIANDDTYDDIFLYQLRNHMNQGDLVIAISASGNSNNVLKAIDWANINGGTTVGLTGFDGGELKKFANHSLHVPSNTGEYGPVEDVHMIFDHLLGSYLIERLKQSKEYGSI; encoded by the coding sequence ATGACTATGATGCAGAAGTTTTATTGCGAATCCGAAAGTTTTCATGCTTACTCTAGAAAGTACTTCAACTATATTGGGACACTTCTAGAATCTGTCGATGGCAAGCAACTGGAGAATTTTCTCGCATTAATAGATAGTGCTCGAGATAGCGGCAATCAGATTTTTTTCTTTGGGAACGGTGGTAGCGCTGCAACTGCCAGTCACTTCGCGAATGATCTAAGCATAGGCACTCGATCGTATAAGAAGCCTTACAAAGCCCTGGCACTAACTGACAATGCAGCTGTGATGACAGCAATTGCAAATGATGACACTTATGATGATATTTTTCTTTATCAGCTAAGAAATCATATGAACCAAGGCGATTTGGTTATTGCTATAAGTGCTTCCGGGAACTCAAATAATGTATTGAAGGCAATAGATTGGGCTAATATCAATGGTGGTACTACCGTTGGATTAACGGGATTCGATGGTGGTGAGCTGAAGAAATTTGCTAATCATTCCTTACATGTTCCCTCAAACACCGGCGAATATGGACCTGTTGAAGATGTCCATATGATATTCGATCATTTATTGGGTTCTTACCTTATTGAGCGACTCAAACAATCAAAAGAGTATGGATCCATATGA
- a CDS encoding Gfo/Idh/MocA family protein, with the protein MKIRVGIAGYGIVGKRRHDYLNLNPRFEVVSVCDQKFQEEGRLQCGARHYTSYQSMIEKEPLDALFVCLTNDVAPDATILGLQAGCHVFCEKPPGRTVEDITSVIKVSNQHPSQKLKYGFNHRYHDSIMRAMEIISTHDLGEVINLRGVYGKSKILNYKSNWRTQRSIAGGGILLDQGIHMVDLFRLFAGEFSEVHSFISNRYWNHDVEDNAYAIMKTNNGIIGMLNSSATQWRHRFNLEISLSEGAVILSGILSGSKSYGAETITIVRKNDDDMGDPLEETIRYNKDLSWKREIDEFQDCIDFDKPILNGSAFEAMQTMKLVYRIYCSDPKWKNQYKLNEETIGESL; encoded by the coding sequence ATGAAGATCAGAGTCGGCATCGCTGGCTACGGGATCGTTGGCAAACGTAGACATGATTATTTAAATCTAAATCCTAGATTTGAAGTGGTAAGTGTTTGCGACCAAAAATTCCAAGAGGAAGGACGGCTTCAGTGTGGCGCTCGCCACTACACTAGCTACCAATCGATGATAGAAAAAGAGCCTCTAGATGCTCTGTTCGTCTGCTTAACTAACGATGTAGCTCCAGATGCGACGATTCTCGGTTTGCAAGCAGGTTGCCACGTATTTTGTGAAAAACCACCTGGCAGAACTGTTGAAGACATTACCAGTGTCATAAAGGTTTCTAATCAACATCCGTCGCAGAAACTAAAGTATGGATTCAACCATCGCTACCATGACTCCATAATGAGAGCAATGGAAATTATTTCAACGCACGATCTTGGTGAAGTTATCAACTTGCGTGGTGTTTATGGGAAATCAAAAATATTAAATTACAAAAGTAACTGGCGAACACAAAGATCTATAGCAGGAGGTGGAATACTATTAGACCAAGGAATTCATATGGTTGATTTATTCCGATTATTTGCCGGAGAATTTTCTGAAGTACACTCATTCATCTCAAATAGGTATTGGAATCATGACGTCGAAGATAATGCCTACGCTATTATGAAAACAAATAATGGCATTATAGGAATGCTAAATTCTTCAGCAACTCAGTGGAGGCACAGGTTTAACCTAGAAATTTCTCTCTCTGAAGGAGCAGTAATCCTTTCCGGAATCCTTTCTGGCTCAAAAAGTTATGGAGCAGAAACGATTACAATAGTACGGAAAAATGACGATGACATGGGAGATCCACTAGAAGAGACTATTCGATATAACAAAGACCTATCTTGGAAACGAGAAATCGATGAATTTCAAGATTGTATTGACTTTGACAAACCTATTCTCAACGGATCAGCATTCGAAGCAATGCAAACAATGAAGCTTGTCTATCGAATTTATTGCTCAGACCCCAAATGGAAGAATCAATATAAACTTAATGAAGAAACCATAGGTGAGTCATTATGA
- the kdsB gene encoding 3-deoxy-manno-octulosonate cytidylyltransferase, giving the protein MKNICIIPARMASTRFPGKPLKLIAGKPMIGHVAARCKLSGVFDEVVIATCDQEIADYARTIGIESVMTKNTHDRATERVEEAIRKIEAKGNSYDIVTLVQGDEPLVTPKMLQDAVAYLHDKTTSIWNLRNRITTIEDYRSKNCVKVVSDKNDYALYYSRASIPVALGMNKDYLPESYKQVAIIPMRTSFLKAYQSMDPTPLEEIESIDMNRILQHGYKIHCPLTEDQSWPVDTPNDLKFVSKVMEKCDIVEQYICNI; this is encoded by the coding sequence GTGAAGAATATTTGTATCATCCCAGCTCGTATGGCAAGTACTCGATTTCCTGGTAAGCCACTCAAACTAATCGCCGGAAAACCCATGATAGGTCATGTAGCAGCAAGGTGTAAGCTCTCAGGTGTTTTCGATGAAGTAGTCATTGCAACCTGTGATCAAGAAATTGCAGACTACGCCAGAACAATCGGCATAGAATCAGTAATGACCAAAAACACCCATGATAGAGCAACGGAACGTGTTGAAGAAGCAATCAGAAAGATTGAAGCCAAAGGCAACTCATACGACATTGTAACTCTGGTTCAGGGCGATGAGCCACTAGTAACTCCCAAGATGCTTCAGGATGCCGTTGCGTACTTGCACGATAAAACTACTTCAATCTGGAATTTAAGAAACAGAATAACGACTATAGAAGACTATAGATCTAAAAACTGTGTAAAAGTTGTCAGTGACAAGAATGACTATGCTCTGTACTACTCCCGCGCTTCTATTCCTGTGGCACTAGGTATGAATAAAGACTATCTTCCTGAGTCATATAAACAAGTAGCTATAATACCAATGCGAACTTCGTTTCTAAAAGCTTATCAATCTATGGATCCCACCCCTCTAGAGGAAATAGAGTCCATAGACATGAATCGTATTCTTCAGCATGGATATAAGATTCACTGCCCTCTAACTGAAGACCAAAGCTGGCCAGTTGATACTCCCAACGACCTAAAATTTGTATCCAAAGTCATGGAAAAATGCGATATTGTTGAGCAATACATATGCAATATATAG
- a CDS encoding HpcH/HpaI aldolase family protein encodes MTAINRNQRFGGWITCPHPMIADCISHLDSLEWICIDLEHSPVDRQELFDCVAVIQGNGKKAFARVNENQVSAMKFALDTGVDGLIVPMVNSRAEAEDAVSAAFYPPKGKRPVGLGRAHKYGFAFDDHLSKNRDLELIVQIEHIDAVRNIEEICSVEGLSGIFIGPYDLSGSMGIIGQLNHSDLLNAIQRVANTATNFNLDIGAHIIHLDSNKLNQHIEQGYNFLALSTDMILMRSKFEDFFLKGTGEIL; translated from the coding sequence GTGACAGCTATCAATAGAAATCAAAGATTTGGAGGGTGGATTACTTGCCCACACCCTATGATTGCTGATTGTATTTCACATCTGGACAGTCTTGAATGGATCTGCATTGATTTGGAGCATTCACCGGTCGATAGACAAGAGCTATTTGACTGTGTTGCAGTCATTCAAGGCAACGGCAAAAAAGCTTTTGCTAGAGTAAACGAAAATCAAGTGAGTGCAATGAAGTTTGCACTAGACACCGGCGTCGACGGCCTCATTGTTCCGATGGTGAATAGTCGTGCGGAAGCTGAAGATGCTGTTTCAGCTGCATTTTATCCTCCAAAAGGCAAGCGCCCGGTGGGATTAGGCAGAGCACATAAGTACGGCTTTGCCTTTGACGATCATCTTTCAAAAAATCGAGATCTAGAATTGATCGTGCAAATAGAACATATAGATGCTGTTCGAAACATAGAAGAGATCTGCTCAGTAGAAGGACTGAGCGGCATTTTCATTGGTCCATATGACCTTAGTGGCTCCATGGGCATAATAGGCCAACTTAACCACAGCGATCTTCTAAACGCCATTCAACGAGTCGCGAATACAGCAACTAATTTCAACCTAGATATTGGTGCTCATATCATTCATCTAGATTCCAATAAACTAAACCAACATATTGAACAAGGTTACAACTTCTTAGCATTAAGTACGGATATGATTCTAATGAGGTCTAAGTTTGAAGATTTTTTTCTCAAAGGAACTGGTGAAATATTGTGA
- a CDS encoding inositol monophosphatase family protein yields the protein MAEVLKGNENAFLSKVISSLDDYSQKIPKDILSCDKNDIKMLADREINTIVSTILSLTSNHSVLSEEGNPIKVTNSPTWIIDPLDGSYNLSRNIPIYCTSIALLKDYVPCLGLIYDLPNRKHYLSTDIRNSRYLGSDLSVSSEIRIENSVIASGFPLEVNFSPSQGNHFLNALRSFKKVRMFGSAAMSLLAVAKGNIDAYYEKDIYIWDIAAGCHLVERSGGRIDIKIDWNTYKCEVFASNGTIENIFFDNYDTWRI from the coding sequence ATGGCAGAAGTGCTAAAAGGAAATGAGAATGCGTTTCTATCCAAAGTCATTTCAAGCCTTGATGACTATTCGCAAAAGATACCCAAAGATATTTTATCTTGTGATAAAAACGATATAAAGATGCTTGCAGATCGGGAAATCAACACAATAGTATCAACTATTCTATCACTCACCTCTAATCACTCTGTTCTCTCTGAAGAGGGTAACCCCATCAAAGTAACCAATAGTCCAACTTGGATTATTGATCCGCTGGATGGAAGCTACAATCTTTCTCGCAACATTCCAATCTACTGCACATCAATAGCACTGTTAAAGGACTACGTACCTTGTCTCGGACTGATTTATGACCTTCCAAATAGAAAGCACTACCTATCTACAGATATTCGTAACAGTAGATACCTTGGGTCAGACCTCAGCGTCTCATCAGAAATCAGAATAGAAAATAGTGTGATAGCATCTGGTTTTCCCCTAGAGGTCAACTTTTCTCCTAGCCAAGGAAACCATTTTCTAAATGCATTACGCTCGTTTAAAAAAGTAAGGATGTTCGGATCAGCAGCCATGAGTCTTTTAGCTGTTGCTAAGGGCAATATCGATGCTTACTACGAGAAAGATATATACATTTGGGATATTGCAGCAGGATGCCACCTTGTAGAGCGCTCAGGAGGAAGAATTGACATTAAAATTGATTGGAACACCTATAAATGTGAGGTTTTTGCATCTAACGGAACTATTGAAAATATCTTCTTCGATAATTACGACACTTGGAGAATATAG
- a CDS encoding FkbM family methyltransferase has product MDREVIYGIKQALKNRVIQTSKAFFSKANSINSLIKENSESMTSVTTSHGKILLENQNSLTFWRYESFFDKEPETIAWIDTFNNGDILFDIGANIGLYSLYAGIKGVKVYAFEPESKNFALLNRNIYANKLDHLITAYNLAISDTKKLDYLYLSEFKTGAALHNFGENIDYNQRRFKQEFKQGILSLTLDELNDNLGLECPNHIKIDVDGLESLIISGSRSLLNNHNLKSLLIEFNLDLPDDRQTRQFLEESGFQEVPTSSKSGISPQVGNYIFRRRSDRSHYGRDGRSAKRK; this is encoded by the coding sequence ATGGATAGAGAAGTGATTTACGGTATAAAGCAAGCTCTAAAAAACAGAGTTATACAAACTTCAAAAGCTTTCTTTTCGAAAGCAAATTCTATTAACTCTTTGATAAAAGAAAACTCAGAATCAATGACTTCCGTTACGACTTCACACGGCAAAATACTACTTGAAAATCAAAATAGCTTAACTTTTTGGAGGTACGAATCATTCTTTGATAAAGAGCCAGAAACAATAGCTTGGATAGATACTTTCAATAATGGAGATATCCTTTTTGATATAGGCGCGAATATCGGCCTATACTCTCTTTATGCAGGGATAAAGGGTGTTAAGGTATATGCATTCGAACCTGAATCAAAAAATTTTGCACTCCTAAATCGAAACATCTACGCTAATAAACTTGATCACCTTATAACCGCATACAATCTTGCCATAAGCGACACAAAGAAGCTCGATTACCTTTACCTTTCCGAGTTCAAAACTGGAGCGGCACTACATAACTTTGGTGAGAACATTGACTACAATCAAAGGAGGTTTAAGCAAGAATTCAAACAAGGAATTCTTTCTTTAACTCTTGATGAACTAAATGATAATCTAGGTCTAGAGTGCCCTAATCATATAAAGATTGATGTTGATGGCCTAGAGAGCCTCATAATATCCGGCTCTCGATCTCTTCTTAACAACCATAATCTAAAGTCTCTATTGATAGAGTTTAATCTAGACCTTCCTGATGATCGACAAACTCGACAGTTTCTTGAAGAGTCTGGCTTTCAGGAAGTCCCCACTTCAAGCAAATCAGGAATAAGTCCTCAAGTTGGAAACTATATATTCAGACGCAGGTCAGATAGATCACACTATGGTAGGGATGGCAGAAGTGCTAAAAGGAAATGA
- a CDS encoding glycosyltransferase family 4 protein: protein MHKPTINFILPANIVDSLSRIALEWSNLMIEDHTIIISYPLVDHIDFIKFQSKEKFRGIKPHLARSTIQKLWACYKIATSKGKFATLKAFFELLIGTYKWQGLRIGNVHSSIRFNPFLCYPNNSNMPEADYIGFLAGNYLTPRLTKLDKSKGKVIASIHLNYDSVEKDPSPLMKEWFTQEFNILKTCNVPVFAESRRNMQVAERKGLKIVGLVPPGINFEEFKKRQTSSNAIINVMLFCTPKPQKGLRFGCEAIQSLRRKYSSRNTVKFISIGNVTEEFRGLFDENIGFCYGDDYSRALRRADIFVWPEIYSGFATPPLQAMASGSALCTTAIDGTEEYCIHMQNSMTCEPYDVDTMVNNISTLIDNRQLRSFVASGGLEVARRYTWPESVRRLKEIMRRESLVDSA from the coding sequence ATGCATAAGCCTACTATTAATTTTATTTTGCCAGCAAATATAGTGGATAGTCTAAGTAGGATTGCACTTGAGTGGTCAAATCTCATGATTGAAGATCACACTATCATCATTTCTTACCCACTTGTTGATCATATTGATTTTATAAAATTTCAATCAAAAGAAAAGTTTAGAGGCATTAAGCCCCACCTTGCTCGCTCGACTATTCAGAAACTTTGGGCCTGCTATAAAATAGCTACATCAAAAGGAAAGTTCGCTACACTAAAAGCATTTTTTGAACTACTAATTGGTACCTATAAATGGCAGGGCCTACGTATAGGAAACGTCCATTCAAGTATCCGTTTTAACCCGTTTCTATGCTATCCAAACAATAGCAATATGCCAGAGGCGGACTATATAGGATTCCTTGCCGGAAACTACTTGACTCCTCGCCTAACAAAATTAGACAAGAGTAAGGGCAAAGTAATAGCTTCTATTCATCTAAATTATGACTCAGTTGAAAAGGACCCATCACCTTTGATGAAAGAGTGGTTCACTCAAGAGTTCAACATTCTGAAAACATGCAATGTCCCAGTTTTCGCTGAGAGCAGGCGGAATATGCAAGTAGCAGAAAGAAAAGGTCTAAAAATTGTAGGGTTAGTACCACCTGGTATAAACTTCGAGGAATTCAAAAAGAGACAGACAAGTAGCAATGCTATTATAAACGTTATGCTTTTTTGCACTCCCAAGCCTCAAAAAGGACTAAGATTTGGTTGCGAGGCTATTCAGTCTCTGCGTAGAAAATATAGCAGCAGAAATACCGTAAAATTTATCTCCATTGGAAATGTGACAGAGGAATTTAGAGGGTTGTTTGATGAGAATATTGGGTTCTGCTATGGTGACGACTACTCTAGAGCACTGAGAAGAGCAGACATCTTTGTCTGGCCAGAGATATATAGCGGATTTGCAACACCCCCTCTTCAAGCCATGGCATCTGGCTCAGCCCTGTGCACAACTGCAATCGATGGCACAGAAGAATACTGTATCCATATGCAGAACAGTATGACATGTGAACCTTACGATGTAGATACAATGGTGAATAACATCTCTACTTTAATAGATAATAGACAACTTAGGAGTTTTGTTGCTTCAGGTGGCTTAGAAGTTGCTCGTCGTTATACCTGGCCTGAATCAGTTCGGAGATTGAAAGAGATCATGAGAAGAGAGTCTTTAGTTGATTCAGCTTAA
- a CDS encoding NAD-dependent epimerase/dehydratase family protein: MMKILVTGWHGFLGFNLTQLLLENSYQVFGASRSCPPRLANYCSHDYFTYISCDISDPRDLKKLPHVDFVVHLAGNTSASASNKSPRFDFEQNLIGTFNLLEWASRGEPTPFILSSTAKIYPLGDNIPRSFYGTSKYAADIYAQEFQSNLSLPLIINRFVTLYGPHQYSFSAPDKSWVNWFIQANLQGKSITLAGNGDQRRDPLYVLDAAHLILKQIKTPEMMNNIFDVGGGVSLVTTPRDVVRKIVYLTKNDFTKTIWRDLRIDEKPTFIADISKLEPYWKPKTGLHSGLASTLQWMRKTVEHYA, encoded by the coding sequence ATGATGAAGATACTAGTCACAGGGTGGCATGGATTCCTAGGTTTCAATTTAACTCAACTACTTCTTGAGAATTCTTATCAAGTTTTTGGCGCCTCTCGAAGTTGTCCACCTAGATTAGCCAACTATTGCTCTCATGATTACTTTACATATATTTCGTGTGATATTTCCGACCCTAGGGATCTAAAAAAGTTACCTCATGTTGATTTTGTCGTCCATTTAGCCGGAAATACTTCTGCCTCGGCAAGTAACAAAAGCCCTCGATTCGATTTCGAGCAAAATCTAATCGGAACATTCAACCTTCTCGAATGGGCCAGTAGAGGTGAACCAACGCCTTTCATACTGAGTTCTACTGCGAAGATATACCCACTAGGTGATAACATCCCTAGATCGTTCTATGGAACTTCAAAGTATGCCGCAGACATATATGCTCAAGAGTTTCAAAGTAACTTATCACTTCCACTCATTATTAACCGTTTTGTAACTCTCTACGGTCCCCACCAATACAGCTTCTCTGCACCTGATAAAAGCTGGGTAAATTGGTTTATTCAAGCAAACTTACAGGGAAAATCTATTACTTTGGCTGGAAATGGAGATCAAAGACGTGACCCCCTATATGTTCTAGATGCGGCGCACCTAATTCTTAAGCAAATCAAAACTCCAGAAATGATGAACAATATCTTCGATGTTGGAGGGGGAGTATCCTTGGTAACTACACCGAGAGATGTCGTCAGAAAAATCGTATATCTTACTAAAAATGATTTCACGAAAACTATTTGGCGGGATCTTAGAATCGACGAAAAACCAACTTTTATCGCTGATATTTCTAAACTAGAGCCATATTGGAAGCCTAAAACTGGACTTCATAGCGGATTAGCGAGTACGCTTCAGTGGATGAGAAAGACTGTTGAACATTATGCATAA
- a CDS encoding aminotransferase class I/II-fold pyridoxal phosphate-dependent enzyme, which yields MENSLPIRRILFAKPVHGAEEKTAVIESLNTGWLGCGEYTLEFENRFLELVKKKHGVLVNSGSSANLSAISALNLPKGSEVITPACTFPTTFNPIIQCGLTPMVCDIDIETLNLDIKSIEKYIGPKTKAVFAPHAFGCPLDTFALRDICNRHNLYLVEDSADTIGTTVNGFFSGKYSDLCTFSFYATHHLTLAGGGGMLVTDSDEIMYNARSLKDWGRADEFQKYWTREGEDFSRRFQHKVDGIHYDSKYTYDRIGYNFKTIELQAAFGLVQLKRLAEFNRIRKRNVDYMMNFLREYSELFQLPKWDSHLEPSLLSLPITLKENIPFERYELLEHLENHGIQIRLLFAGNILRHEAYKNIVYRKADSLKNSDRVMKDSFLIGIHQGIDEDDLDYMCKVFKKFIDTQASSGSSRSSQVQSSFDEKSEISL from the coding sequence ATGGAAAATAGCCTTCCGATTCGCAGAATCCTATTCGCTAAACCAGTTCACGGTGCCGAAGAAAAGACAGCCGTCATCGAAAGCCTAAATACTGGCTGGTTGGGTTGTGGAGAGTATACACTAGAGTTCGAAAATAGATTTCTAGAATTAGTCAAAAAGAAGCATGGCGTTTTAGTTAACTCAGGATCATCTGCAAACCTTTCCGCAATTTCTGCGTTAAACCTCCCTAAAGGCAGCGAAGTCATAACACCTGCTTGCACGTTTCCTACTACATTTAATCCGATTATACAGTGCGGACTCACACCTATGGTTTGCGATATCGACATAGAGACTTTAAATCTAGATATAAAAAGTATAGAAAAATATATTGGCCCAAAAACGAAAGCTGTATTCGCCCCACATGCCTTTGGTTGCCCTCTTGATACTTTCGCACTTAGGGATATCTGTAATCGACACAATCTATACTTAGTTGAAGACTCTGCCGATACGATAGGGACTACAGTAAATGGTTTTTTTTCTGGGAAGTACTCAGATCTCTGTACTTTTAGCTTCTATGCTACTCATCACCTAACTCTCGCTGGCGGTGGTGGCATGCTTGTTACAGACTCTGACGAGATCATGTACAATGCTAGATCTCTTAAAGACTGGGGAAGAGCAGATGAATTTCAGAAGTACTGGACTAGAGAAGGCGAAGACTTCAGTAGGAGATTTCAGCATAAAGTTGATGGTATACATTATGACAGTAAATACACCTACGATAGAATAGGCTATAATTTCAAAACTATTGAGCTACAAGCGGCGTTCGGGTTAGTACAGCTAAAGAGACTAGCTGAATTCAATAGAATTAGAAAAAGAAATGTTGACTACATGATGAATTTTCTTAGGGAGTATAGCGAGCTATTTCAACTACCAAAGTGGGATAGTCATCTTGAACCTTCTTTACTTTCATTGCCAATTACACTTAAAGAGAATATTCCATTCGAGCGATACGAACTACTCGAACACTTAGAGAATCATGGTATTCAGATTCGATTGCTATTCGCAGGAAATATTCTACGCCATGAAGCATATAAGAATATTGTGTATCGAAAAGCCGACTCATTGAAAAACAGTGATAGAGTTATGAAAGATTCCTTTCTAATTGGAATACACCAAGGCATTGATGAGGACGACTTGGATTACATGTGCAAGGTGTTCAAGAAATTTATTGATACGCAAGCAAGTTCAGGAAGCTCTAGAAGCTCCCAAGTACAAAGCAGTTTCGATGAGAAGTCTGAAATTTCTCTCTAG